Below is a genomic region from Desulfobacter sp..
CACCTGTCCCAGCCTGTCCAGGTGAACCTCCCAAAGAAGCGGTATCATCGGCTTTATTGGGCTTGTTGAATTATGGGTTCAAGGGGATTTCCCTGGTCTAAGAAACGTTTAAATTCCTTTGAAATCCTTTCATCTTTTGCAACATTTTTTCAAAAAGTATGCGCCAATCTTTTTAACCTTTCAAGTTCGTCCCGGCTTAAATTTGCATCCGGGATATCTGATGCATCAAAAAGGAAGGATTGGACGGTTTTGTTGCAAAAAATTATTAATGTCTGATACAAGTCCGTTTTGGCACTAATTTGTTTGCAGAGAGATAGTATGAAAAATGAAAACCCTTTCAAGTGGCGTCATTATGAAAAAGAAATCATCCTGTTGAATGTTCGCTGGTATCTGAGATATCAACTGAGTTACAGGAATCTGGAAGAGATGATGCAAGAACGGGGCTTGTCTGTGGATCACAGTACCATTTACCGATGGGTTCAGCGCTATGCTCCTGAAATGGAAAAGCGAAGCAGGAAGTATCTGCGGCAATCAAATGATTCTTACCGTATTGATGAAACATATATCAAGGTGCGGGGGAAAATGAAGTATCTTTACCGAGCGGTCGATTCCCGTGGAAATACCATCGATTTTCTTCTTCGCAGCAGACGTAATATGGAATCTGCCAAACGATTTTTTAAAAAGATGCTGCGAGCTTCCAATAGCTCCAGACCTCGGGTTCTGAGTGTTGACGGAAATCCTGCATATCCTCCGGCAGTAAAGGCTTTGAAAGAAAAAAAGCTTCTGAATAAGGACTGTATCCTAAGACAGAATAAATATCTGAACAATATTATTGAGCAAGACCACCGGTTTATCAAAAAGCTTGTCAGAGCTGGTATGGGGTTCAAGACATTTCATTCTGCCTGGCGGACGCTAAAAGGCTATGAAATTATGAACATGATCAGAAAAGGACAAGTTAAAAATATTAGGAAGGGAGAAATTTTAAAGCAGAAAGAATTCGTCGAAAATCTGTTTTCTTATGCTGCGTAAATTTTACGCCTGAACGATCTCTTTGTCCTGGAAATATTTTTTGCAACAGAACCGTTTCCAGTAAACTTATCTTTCTCATTCTCCTCAACATCTTTTTGCTGATTCTCGGAGCCATGCTGGACATATTTTCCGCCATCATCATCATGGTGCCCCTGATGCTCCCTGTGGCCCTGGAATACGGGGTAGATCCCGTCCATCTGGGCATCATCTTTCTGGCCAATATGCAGATCGGTTATTTTACCCCGCCCGTGGGTATGAACCTGTTCATTGCAGGATATCGGTTCAACAAACCCATTGTGGAAATTTACAGGGCCACCATCCCCTTTATGCTGGTCCTGCTCTTGTCCATTCTCATTATCACCTATTGGCCGGCCTTGAGTCTGTTTTTAATTTCCTGACCCATCATTGGTCAGATTTGGACATCTGCTCACCCATCTGCTGCATGGCGGCCTGGACCTTGGGGTCCATCATATAGGCGGTTATTTTCATCATGGCCTGGGGAATTTTTTCCGATGCCTCTTTTAATCGATCCATCTCTTCTTCCATCCCTTTGGGCATTTTGCCCTGCTGATATTCTGGAAATTTTTCCTGGAACTCCCGAAGCTGGGGAATCAATTTTTTCATGCCCTGGGTGTAATCCTCAATGGTCTCGATCACCTCGTCTGCGTTTTTGGCATCCAAAAGCCCGTTTACGTAGTCTTCTGTCACACTGGCCTGGGTTTTAATAATCGATTTTGCCTGGCTGCTACCGTCTGAACCGCACCCACACACAAGCACTGCGCTCAAGCACACGGCTGCCATAATCTGATAAATCTGTTTCATCTGGTCTTTCTCCTCTTATGATTATAATTTTGCTTTTTTAACCTCTGGTTCTCTATTCATCACGCCCCAGGTAATCATCGTAAATCCCGGCCACAGCATCGGCCTTTTCAATGAGTATGGCCTCTGCCACGGTCTGGGGTTTTTCCTGAAGGGTGAGCCTGTGCATGGACTGGCGCATGGCCACATATGTTTCCTGAAGGATCTGGCTCTCCTCTCCGGAAATCAGCCCTTCCACGCTCAGTCCCTCCATAAGGCGGATATTATCCGTCCACACCAATACATCGGGGAACCTGGCACCATGGCAAAGCACCAAAAACTGAACCAGAAACTCAATGTCCACAATGCCGCCCCGGACCTGTTTCAAATCAAAACGGCCGGGTTCAGGAACAAGGCGCTGTTTTCTCATTTTTTCCCGCATTTCACGGACTTCAGTTTTAAGAATTTCAGGATCTCGGTCCTTTGAAAGCACTTTTTCACGAATCCTGTCAAACCGTTCAAACAGGGCGGGATCCCCTG
It encodes:
- a CDS encoding IS6 family transposase, whose amino-acid sequence is MKNENPFKWRHYEKEIILLNVRWYLRYQLSYRNLEEMMQERGLSVDHSTIYRWVQRYAPEMEKRSRKYLRQSNDSYRIDETYIKVRGKMKYLYRAVDSRGNTIDFLLRSRRNMESAKRFFKKMLRASNSSRPRVLSVDGNPAYPPAVKALKEKKLLNKDCILRQNKYLNNIIEQDHRFIKKLVRAGMGFKTFHSAWRTLKGYEIMNMIRKGQVKNIRKGEILKQKEFVENLFSYAA